A window of Chitinophaga sp. MM2321 contains these coding sequences:
- a CDS encoding neutral zinc metallopeptidase has protein sequence MRLDDERMSDNVEKRSGGGMRKLGIGGGIGGIIIIVLALFLKQDPAQLMQAVQQVQGPGGEEQSEQLTATNASAIEKFSSKVLASTEDVWDQQFRSMNMTYEKPKMVLFTDGTTSGCGSAESAMGPFYCPADNKVYLDVAFFDELEQRFGVKGEFAKAYVIAHEVGHHVQNLLGISRKVQAMRSRLSEKEYNKLSVKLELQADFLAGFWANHADKMRNILVAGDIESGLNAASAVGDDKLQQAGTGHVVPDAFTHGTSEQRMYWFKKGYDSGDLSQGDTGLGLK, from the coding sequence ATGCGTCTGGATGATGAAAGAATGAGCGATAACGTCGAAAAGAGATCTGGCGGCGGTATGCGCAAACTCGGTATCGGCGGCGGTATTGGCGGCATTATTATTATAGTGCTGGCCTTATTTTTGAAACAGGACCCCGCACAACTCATGCAGGCCGTACAACAGGTCCAGGGGCCTGGTGGTGAGGAGCAATCAGAACAGCTTACTGCCACAAACGCCAGCGCCATCGAAAAGTTTTCTTCCAAAGTGCTGGCCAGTACAGAAGATGTATGGGATCAGCAGTTCAGGAGCATGAACATGACCTATGAAAAACCAAAGATGGTGTTATTTACAGATGGCACTACCTCCGGTTGTGGTTCCGCAGAATCTGCAATGGGTCCTTTTTATTGTCCGGCAGACAACAAAGTATACCTGGATGTTGCTTTTTTTGATGAACTGGAGCAACGTTTCGGGGTAAAAGGCGAGTTTGCCAAAGCCTATGTAATTGCGCATGAGGTAGGACATCATGTACAAAATCTGTTGGGTATCAGCAGGAAAGTGCAGGCAATGCGTTCCCGGTTAAGTGAAAAAGAATACAATAAACTTTCTGTAAAACTCGAACTACAGGCCGATTTCCTGGCCGGGTTCTGGGCCAACCACGCCGATAAAATGCGCAACATCCTGGTAGCAGGTGATATTGAATCCGGTTTGAACGCCGCCAGCGCCGTAGGCGATGATAAGCTCCAGCAAGCCGGTACCGGCCACGTAGTACCGGATGCATTTACCCATGGTACCTCCGAACAGCGGATGTACTGGTTCAAGAAAGGATATGATTCCGGTGACCTGTCGCAGGGAGACACAGGACTTGGACTGAAATAA
- a CDS encoding phosphatase PAP2 family protein, with protein sequence MKKTILFAGLALDALIGSGNVNAQVQATSFTIPVDSVPPPVSSTPAFHSSLTGIIIPAAMVGYGFLALNNHSLRDLNHTTGAELKEDHPNFRTHIDNYLQYSPVAAVYILNASGVHGKHNFRDRTIILGISALLTAGSVEGVKHLTHEVRPDGSDDLSFPSGHTATAFASAEFLRQEYKDVSPWYGVGGYAAAAATGALRMYNNKHWLSDVVAGAGFGILSTKAAYWVYPWIRQTLFKDQHTKMATVLLPYYDAQWHSAGLSIVLLQK encoded by the coding sequence ATGAAAAAGACGATTTTATTCGCAGGATTGGCCCTGGACGCCCTTATCGGCTCCGGTAATGTAAATGCACAAGTGCAGGCCACTTCCTTTACCATCCCTGTAGATTCTGTCCCCCCGCCAGTCAGCAGTACTCCCGCATTCCACAGCTCTCTCACCGGGATTATTATCCCTGCAGCGATGGTGGGATACGGGTTTCTGGCGCTGAACAATCATTCACTGAGAGACCTGAACCACACAACCGGGGCTGAATTAAAAGAGGATCATCCCAACTTCAGGACGCATATAGATAATTACCTCCAATACTCACCCGTGGCCGCAGTATATATACTGAACGCTTCCGGTGTACACGGGAAGCATAATTTTCGTGACCGCACTATTATCCTGGGAATCTCTGCATTGCTGACAGCAGGTTCTGTTGAAGGGGTGAAACACCTTACGCATGAAGTTCGTCCTGATGGCAGTGATGATCTCTCCTTTCCTTCGGGGCATACCGCCACCGCCTTTGCGTCCGCGGAGTTCCTGCGACAGGAATACAAAGATGTATCGCCGTGGTATGGCGTGGGCGGTTACGCCGCTGCCGCTGCTACCGGCGCCTTGCGCATGTATAATAACAAGCACTGGCTCAGTGATGTGGTAGCTGGCGCTGGTTTTGGAATACTAAGCACCAAAGCGGCTTACTGGGTATATCCCTGGATCCGGCAAACACTGTTTAAAGACCAACATACCAAAATGGCGACTGTACTCCTGCCGTATTATGATGCCCAATGGCACAGTGCCGGCCTTAGTATTGTGCTCTTACAGAAATGA
- a CDS encoding FdhF/YdeP family oxidoreductase: protein MRFTGLKLSKPKTVAAGFPAVVSSMRHILQEMNAFRGMQALLKLNQKDGFDCPGCAWPDPDDERSSIAEYCENGAKAVAEEATTKKLTPDFFAQHSIAELALLTDYEIGKKGRVAQPMFLAAGATHYTPVSWEAAYEKIAGHLRKLKSPNEAVFYTSGRTSNEAAFLYQLLVREYGTNNLPDCSNMCHESSGVALGEALGIGKGSVTLEDMYEAEVIIILGQNPGTNHPRMLSALQRAKANGATIIAVNPLPETGLLNFLNPQTVKGVLNIQTKLTDIFLQVKINGDMALLKAIALLLLQEEEKNPGTVFDQDFIATHTLDYAAYIQHLRQHQLPQLAADAGVPLEMIQEAANALLHKKKIIACWAMGLTQHKNAVDTIREVVNLLLLKGSIGKPGAGTCPVRGHSNVQGDRTMGIYEQPSASLLNKLQEVYGFTPPQEHGYDVVKAILAMYRGDAKVFMAMGGNFLSATPDTEYTAQALRNCDLTVHVSTKLNRSHIVHGKEALILPCFGRSDKDVQQGEVQFVTCENSMGVVQMSKGNLHPVSDQLKSEPVIICELALVLLGSGSRTPWEQYAQHYDHIRNDIEKVIPGFDAYNKRVRHPGGFYLPNCTREGQFDTNSGKAHFHVADVLTTPLQPDEYMMMTVRSHDQFNTTIYGLDDRYRGVYNERRVIFMHPGDITAAGFQPGDLVDLYNYYGQTERVARGFIIVAFPIPEKCTATYFPETNVLVPVNSVADKSNTPTSKLVIIKIKSSTVKK, encoded by the coding sequence GTGAGATTTACTGGGCTTAAACTCAGCAAACCCAAGACAGTAGCGGCTGGGTTTCCGGCAGTTGTGTCCAGTATGCGGCATATCCTGCAGGAAATGAATGCCTTCCGCGGCATGCAGGCTTTGCTAAAACTTAATCAGAAAGATGGATTTGACTGTCCGGGTTGTGCCTGGCCTGATCCGGATGATGAGCGTTCATCTATTGCGGAATATTGTGAGAACGGCGCAAAAGCCGTTGCAGAAGAGGCCACCACCAAAAAACTGACACCAGATTTTTTTGCACAACATAGCATTGCGGAACTGGCATTACTCACCGATTATGAAATAGGCAAAAAAGGACGGGTAGCACAACCCATGTTCCTGGCTGCTGGCGCCACGCACTATACCCCAGTGTCCTGGGAAGCCGCTTATGAAAAAATTGCCGGTCATCTCCGTAAATTAAAATCGCCCAATGAAGCAGTATTTTATACTTCCGGCAGAACCAGTAATGAAGCTGCTTTTTTATACCAGCTCCTGGTGCGGGAATATGGTACCAACAACCTGCCGGATTGCTCCAATATGTGTCACGAATCCAGTGGTGTAGCCCTTGGTGAAGCATTGGGGATCGGCAAAGGCTCTGTTACCCTGGAAGATATGTATGAAGCAGAAGTCATCATTATCCTCGGACAAAATCCCGGTACCAATCATCCCCGGATGCTTAGTGCTTTGCAGAGAGCCAAGGCCAACGGCGCTACTATCATCGCTGTAAACCCGCTACCGGAAACGGGGCTGCTTAATTTCCTGAACCCGCAAACGGTGAAAGGCGTACTTAATATACAAACAAAGCTCACCGATATTTTTCTACAGGTAAAGATCAATGGCGACATGGCATTGCTGAAAGCCATTGCCCTGTTGCTTTTACAGGAAGAAGAAAAAAATCCCGGAACAGTATTCGATCAGGATTTCATCGCCACCCATACCCTGGACTATGCTGCTTACATCCAACATCTCCGGCAGCATCAGCTCCCTCAACTGGCCGCTGATGCCGGTGTGCCGCTGGAAATGATCCAGGAGGCAGCCAATGCCCTCCTCCATAAAAAGAAGATCATTGCCTGCTGGGCTATGGGACTTACACAACATAAAAATGCCGTGGATACCATCCGCGAAGTGGTGAACCTCCTGCTGCTGAAAGGCAGTATCGGTAAGCCCGGCGCCGGTACCTGTCCTGTTCGTGGACACAGTAATGTGCAAGGTGACAGAACGATGGGGATCTATGAACAACCGTCGGCATCGTTGTTAAATAAACTACAGGAAGTATACGGTTTTACTCCACCACAGGAACATGGTTATGATGTGGTGAAGGCGATCCTTGCTATGTACCGTGGCGATGCCAAAGTGTTTATGGCAATGGGCGGCAACTTCCTCTCCGCTACGCCGGATACGGAATACACCGCGCAGGCGCTGCGCAACTGCGACCTTACCGTACACGTATCTACGAAATTAAACAGGAGCCATATTGTACACGGAAAGGAAGCACTGATCCTCCCCTGCTTTGGCCGCAGCGATAAAGATGTGCAACAGGGAGAAGTACAATTTGTAACCTGTGAAAACTCTATGGGGGTTGTTCAGATGTCAAAAGGCAACCTGCATCCGGTGTCCGATCAACTGAAGAGTGAACCCGTGATCATCTGTGAACTGGCCCTTGTGTTGCTCGGCAGTGGCTCCCGCACGCCATGGGAACAATACGCGCAGCACTATGATCATATCCGCAACGATATTGAAAAGGTGATACCCGGCTTTGACGCTTACAACAAACGTGTCCGTCATCCGGGTGGTTTCTATCTGCCCAACTGTACCCGCGAAGGACAGTTTGATACCAACAGCGGAAAAGCGCATTTCCATGTAGCGGATGTCCTCACAACGCCATTGCAGCCAGATGAATACATGATGATGACGGTGCGCAGTCACGACCAGTTTAATACCACCATTTACGGATTGGATGACCGCTACAGGGGCGTATATAATGAGCGCCGCGTGATCTTCATGCACCCCGGAGACATTACGGCTGCCGGCTTCCAGCCCGGTGACCTGGTAGACCTGTATAACTATTACGGACAAACGGAGCGCGTGGCACGTGGCTTTATTATCGTAGCTTTCCCCATACCGGAAAAATGTACCGCCACCTATTTTCCTGAAACCAATGTGCTGGTACCTGTAAATAGCGTGGCCGATAAAAGCAATACCCCTACATCAAAACTGGTGATCATCAAAATAAAATCATCCACCGTAAAAAAATAG
- the pncB gene encoding nicotinate phosphoribosyltransferase yields MILTSILDNDFYKFTMQHCVIKLFPEARARYKFINRGKHAFPPGFAAVLREAVNNMQHLRLTPEEKEFLAVTCPYLDPTYLDFLQGYRYNPDEIHIAQHGEEVEVHVDGYWYRTILWEVPLMSLICELYYEQTGQQRVPDEEVIRITREKIEHYKELGITIADFGTRRRHSLAVHRLVVQTLRQYGESCFIGSSNVHLAMRNGVKPVGTHAHEWFMFHSAKYGFKMANMLGLEHWVQVYRGDLGIALSDTYTTPVFFEQFDKKFAKLFDGVRHDSGDPLLFADSTIAHYKEKGVDPLTKTIIFSDGLDYEKVAAIAAHCRGKIGMSFGVGTNFTNDVGLTALNIVVKMYEARPEDAPRWTPVVKLSDEKGKYTGDEKMIELAKEMLEIF; encoded by the coding sequence ATGATTTTAACATCTATCCTCGATAATGATTTTTACAAATTTACCATGCAACACTGCGTGATAAAATTGTTTCCGGAGGCGCGTGCCCGTTATAAGTTTATTAATCGGGGTAAACATGCATTCCCACCGGGTTTTGCGGCTGTTTTACGGGAGGCGGTAAATAATATGCAACACCTCCGGCTCACCCCTGAAGAAAAAGAATTCCTTGCTGTTACCTGTCCCTATCTCGACCCTACCTACCTGGATTTCCTGCAGGGCTATCGTTACAACCCTGATGAAATACATATTGCACAACATGGAGAAGAGGTGGAAGTACATGTGGATGGCTACTGGTATCGTACTATCCTGTGGGAGGTTCCCCTGATGTCGCTCATCTGCGAATTGTATTACGAGCAGACAGGCCAGCAACGGGTGCCTGATGAAGAAGTGATCCGTATTACCCGGGAGAAAATTGAGCATTATAAAGAACTGGGGATCACCATTGCAGATTTCGGTACACGACGCCGGCATTCACTGGCGGTGCACCGGTTGGTGGTACAAACACTCCGGCAGTATGGCGAAAGCTGTTTTATTGGCAGCAGCAATGTACACCTGGCTATGCGCAACGGGGTGAAGCCCGTAGGCACACATGCCCATGAATGGTTTATGTTCCACAGTGCCAAATACGGTTTTAAAATGGCCAATATGCTGGGACTGGAACATTGGGTACAGGTATATCGCGGCGACCTGGGGATCGCTTTATCGGATACCTACACCACCCCTGTTTTCTTTGAACAGTTTGATAAAAAATTCGCCAAACTATTTGATGGGGTGCGGCACGATAGCGGCGATCCGTTATTGTTTGCCGACAGCACCATCGCCCATTACAAAGAAAAAGGAGTAGATCCGCTCACAAAAACAATTATTTTCTCCGACGGACTGGATTATGAAAAAGTGGCTGCCATCGCTGCACATTGCCGTGGTAAGATCGGTATGTCTTTCGGTGTGGGCACTAACTTCACCAATGATGTAGGATTAACGGCCCTGAATATTGTTGTAAAAATGTATGAAGCCCGTCCGGAAGATGCTCCCCGCTGGACACCCGTAGTAAAGCTATCAGATGAAAAAGGAAAATATACCGGTGATGAAAAAATGATAGAACTGGCAAAAGAAATGCTGGAGATATTTTGA
- a CDS encoding GRAM domain-containing protein has translation MQTIKVKFPLNPEETVLYKSSATYMKNKWQGQQGAMYITSERIVFEAKPMLMFLLFGVIGWLLARSKKAKEFALTDITNFSRGKQGFNKKIAVFELLDGTTARFALHSKFEPFDVAYQKAMLDVQPLFSVK, from the coding sequence ATGCAAACCATCAAAGTTAAATTCCCACTTAACCCGGAAGAAACCGTATTATACAAATCCAGTGCTACTTATATGAAGAACAAGTGGCAGGGCCAGCAAGGCGCCATGTACATCACCAGTGAACGTATTGTATTTGAAGCAAAGCCCATGTTGATGTTCCTGTTATTTGGCGTTATTGGCTGGCTGTTGGCCAGGAGTAAAAAAGCCAAAGAATTTGCATTGACAGACATTACTAATTTTTCCCGCGGAAAACAAGGTTTCAATAAGAAAATAGCCGTGTTTGAACTGCTGGATGGTACAACAGCCCGTTTCGCGCTGCATAGCAAATTTGAACCTTTCGATGTGGCTTATCAGAAAGCCATGCTGGATGTACAACCTCTTTTCAGCGTTAAATAA
- the fdhD gene encoding formate dehydrogenase accessory sulfurtransferase FdhD gives MTNAVVHAHIKKVETTGIIDTHDVLAAEEPLEIRLIHGPSHNRRQQNISVTMRTPGQDEELAAGFLFTEGIIGQYDAIANITLSSTPDGSIATVALKENILPELGNTSRNFQSTASCGVCGKTELSGIHTGVNVSSSHPVSFPASLLYQLPGILRGEQPVFDTTGGLHAAALFDLTGKLLILREDIGRHNAVDKLIGAAMAQQMMPLQSTLLLLSGRAGFELIQKAAMAGIPIIAAVGAPSSMAVKTAAAWNITLVGFLREQRFNIYTAAERITL, from the coding sequence ATGACAAACGCTGTGGTACATGCCCATATAAAAAAAGTGGAAACAACCGGCATCATAGATACACATGATGTGCTGGCTGCGGAAGAACCATTGGAAATAAGATTGATACATGGTCCGTCGCACAACCGCCGGCAACAGAATATTTCAGTGACCATGCGTACGCCCGGTCAGGATGAAGAACTGGCCGCCGGCTTTTTATTTACCGAAGGTATTATCGGGCAATACGATGCCATTGCAAATATCACCTTATCCTCCACCCCGGATGGCAGTATTGCTACCGTGGCGTTAAAAGAAAACATTCTTCCTGAGTTGGGTAATACCAGCCGGAATTTCCAATCTACCGCTTCATGTGGTGTTTGCGGCAAAACAGAGCTTTCAGGTATTCATACAGGCGTTAACGTTAGCAGCTCCCATCCTGTTTCTTTTCCTGCCAGCCTGTTATACCAGCTGCCCGGAATACTCCGTGGCGAGCAACCGGTATTTGACACTACCGGCGGTTTACATGCCGCTGCCCTCTTTGATCTTACAGGTAAGCTGTTAATTTTACGGGAAGATATTGGTCGCCATAATGCAGTGGATAAACTGATCGGTGCAGCGATGGCACAACAAATGATGCCATTACAATCCACCCTCCTTTTGTTAAGTGGTCGTGCAGGGTTTGAGTTGATACAGAAAGCAGCTATGGCTGGCATTCCAATAATAGCAGCCGTAGGCGCTCCTTCCAGCATGGCGGTAAAAACAGCGGCAGCATGGAATATTACATTGGTAGGCTTCTTACGTGAGCAACGTTTTAATATTTATACAGCAGCAGAAAGAATTACTTTGTAA
- a CDS encoding DUF1328 domain-containing protein — MLRWALIFFIVAIIAAVFGFGGIAAGAASIAKILFFIFLVLFAISLLAGILKK; from the coding sequence ATGTTACGTTGGGCACTGATATTCTTTATAGTAGCCATTATTGCGGCGGTATTCGGTTTCGGTGGAATCGCGGCAGGTGCGGCGTCTATTGCAAAAATTCTGTTCTTTATCTTCCTGGTATTGTTTGCCATTTCCTTACTGGCAGGGATACTGAAAAAATAG
- a CDS encoding DinB family protein, protein MLVNILINLFERDLSKLEEEIAAYDSEEALWRVPTGIKNSAGTLTLHLCGNLQHFIGAVLGQTGYVRNRELEFSARNIPKEELLLQIGATRRIVLTVILALSPEDLEKIYTERVLAGELTTTGHFLVHLLAHLGYHLGQINYHRRLTQ, encoded by the coding sequence ATGTTGGTAAATATACTGATCAATTTGTTTGAACGCGATCTGAGCAAACTGGAAGAAGAGATCGCTGCGTATGACTCAGAAGAAGCACTGTGGCGTGTTCCGACTGGTATCAAAAACTCCGCCGGCACGCTGACCCTGCATCTTTGCGGCAACCTGCAACACTTTATAGGTGCTGTACTTGGACAAACGGGTTATGTGCGTAACAGGGAGTTGGAATTCAGTGCCAGGAATATTCCAAAGGAGGAGCTGCTGCTCCAGATAGGCGCTACCCGTCGTATAGTGCTCACCGTTATACTTGCATTAAGCCCGGAAGATCTCGAAAAAATTTATACAGAACGGGTGCTTGCAGGAGAGCTGACAACTACCGGTCATTTCCTGGTACACTTGCTTGCCCATTTAGGTTATCACCTGGGACAAATTAATTATCATCGCCGGTTAACCCAGTAG
- a CDS encoding ion transporter, with protein MNTRTQRELSPFQQRWHSIIFEADTPAGKVFDIILLIVILISVAIVMMESVTGFKVKYDHLFRVLEWVFTIIFTIEYIFRVWCSYRPKAYVGSFYGLIDLLCILPTYVEFFFGGAHFLLTIRILRLMRIFRIFKLVPFLNESKQLALALEHSKRKIMVFLFFILLLTVVLGSIMYVIESDYNSGFTSIPVSVYWAVVTLTTVGYGDIAPVTPIGQAFSALIMIMGYAIIAVPTGIVTVEMSRLRNEEDVDQRICPHCMREGHDANADYCKYCGSKL; from the coding sequence ATGAATACCCGTACACAAAGAGAGCTTAGCCCTTTCCAGCAGCGATGGCATAGTATTATATTTGAGGCTGATACGCCTGCCGGTAAAGTGTTTGACATTATTTTACTGATCGTTATTCTCATCAGCGTTGCCATTGTGATGATGGAGAGCGTAACAGGCTTCAAAGTAAAATATGATCATCTTTTCAGGGTCCTGGAATGGGTCTTTACAATCATCTTTACCATTGAATATATTTTCCGGGTATGGTGCAGTTATCGCCCCAAAGCATACGTGGGCAGCTTCTACGGACTGATAGACCTTCTATGTATTTTACCTACTTATGTAGAATTTTTCTTTGGCGGCGCCCATTTCCTGCTTACCATCCGCATCCTGCGGCTGATGCGGATCTTCAGGATCTTTAAACTCGTTCCTTTCCTGAATGAAAGCAAGCAGCTGGCCCTCGCCCTGGAGCATAGCAAACGGAAAATAATGGTATTTCTTTTCTTCATTCTTTTACTCACTGTTGTATTAGGTTCCATCATGTACGTGATTGAATCGGATTATAATTCCGGCTTCACCAGTATCCCCGTTAGTGTATACTGGGCAGTGGTAACATTAACAACAGTAGGCTATGGAGATATTGCACCTGTAACGCCTATAGGACAAGCATTTTCAGCACTTATTATGATCATGGGGTATGCTATCATTGCAGTACCCACCGGTATTGTTACTGTAGAAATGAGCAGATTAAGAAATGAGGAAGACGTAGATCAGCGCATTTGTCCGCATTGCATGCGCGAAGGGCACGATGCAAATGCGGACTATTGCAAATATTGTGGGAGTAAATTATAA
- a CDS encoding NADP-dependent oxidoreductase has protein sequence MKIKQILLASRPKGLPTLDNFKTTTATLPALNTGEVLVKPIYLSVDPYMRGRMNDAKSYIPPFQVNEPIESGGVGEVVESKADQFKPGDLVMSTNTRPFLPWATASIFPAGSLRKVDSSVPPSYYLGILGMPGLTAYFGLMDIGKPKPGETVVISGAAGAVGIVVGQLAKIAGCRVVGIAGGAEKVKLLTDIFDFDAAVDYKGNRNMSGAIAAACPNGVDIYFDNVGGEISDAVIQQMNFFGRVPLCGQISLYNSTEVPIGPRVQPKMVTYSLLMQGFIVGNYASRFPEGIKYLVELVKSGKLKYNETIEEGFDQLPDALLGLFSGRNSGKMIVKV, from the coding sequence ATGAAGATAAAACAGATTCTGCTCGCCTCCCGTCCGAAAGGATTGCCTACCCTGGATAACTTCAAGACAACAACGGCAACGTTACCCGCACTGAATACTGGAGAAGTACTGGTTAAACCAATTTATTTGTCTGTAGACCCTTATATGCGGGGGCGTATGAACGATGCCAAATCCTACATTCCCCCTTTCCAGGTGAATGAACCGATAGAAAGTGGTGGCGTGGGGGAAGTAGTGGAAAGTAAAGCCGATCAGTTCAAGCCCGGCGACCTTGTGATGAGTACCAATACCCGGCCTTTTCTCCCCTGGGCTACTGCCAGCATCTTTCCCGCGGGGAGTCTCCGCAAGGTAGACAGCAGCGTACCTCCCAGCTATTACCTGGGCATTCTGGGCATGCCGGGGCTTACCGCCTATTTCGGTTTGATGGATATCGGCAAGCCCAAGCCAGGTGAAACGGTGGTGATTTCAGGCGCTGCCGGCGCCGTTGGTATCGTAGTAGGACAGCTCGCAAAAATCGCAGGGTGCCGCGTAGTGGGGATTGCCGGTGGTGCCGAAAAAGTAAAGCTGCTGACAGATATTTTCGACTTCGATGCCGCCGTTGATTACAAAGGCAACCGGAATATGTCTGGCGCCATAGCAGCCGCCTGCCCTAACGGGGTGGACATCTATTTTGATAATGTCGGGGGAGAAATATCCGACGCAGTGATCCAGCAGATGAACTTCTTTGGCCGGGTGCCTTTATGCGGACAAATATCCCTTTACAATAGCACGGAGGTGCCTATAGGTCCGCGTGTACAGCCGAAAATGGTTACATACAGCCTTTTAATGCAGGGCTTTATTGTAGGTAACTATGCCAGCCGTTTTCCCGAAGGCATTAAATACCTGGTGGAACTGGTTAAATCCGGTAAATTGAAATACAATGAGACCATAGAAGAAGGTTTCGATCAACTCCCCGATGCCTTACTGGGATTATTTTCCGGTAGAAACAGTGGTAAGATGATTGTGAAAGTGTAA
- a CDS encoding phosphatase PAP2 family protein, which produces MEHRSFLQQFRQVYQQLKWLIWPFTVVLTAILITRYLYTREEVYFYINSLHTAWGDLLFPYITELGSVGACIVLSVLLFVINKRMGFVLATAYCFTAVINFTLKFLVAFPRPHRYFEQRLHDIYFIPGVAVLDNFRSFPSGHSVCAFTAATILSYYTKNKYWSVLYLLLAMLVAYSRMYLSQHFLEDVTAGATVGIILTMTWLSYIAGKGYGASRP; this is translated from the coding sequence ATGGAGCATCGTTCTTTTCTGCAACAATTCAGGCAGGTATATCAGCAGCTGAAATGGCTGATATGGCCGTTTACCGTAGTATTGACGGCTATCCTCATAACCCGTTATCTATACACGCGGGAGGAGGTGTATTTCTATATCAATAGTCTGCATACCGCATGGGGAGATCTGTTATTTCCTTACATCACGGAATTGGGTAGCGTTGGGGCTTGTATCGTATTGTCGGTGTTATTGTTTGTTATCAACAAGCGTATGGGATTTGTGCTGGCAACAGCATATTGTTTCACGGCAGTCATCAACTTCACTCTGAAGTTTTTAGTAGCTTTTCCCCGTCCGCACCGTTATTTTGAGCAACGCCTGCACGATATTTATTTTATACCGGGGGTAGCCGTCCTGGATAATTTCCGGAGTTTCCCTTCGGGTCATAGTGTATGTGCTTTTACCGCAGCCACCATATTATCTTACTATACTAAAAATAAATACTGGTCAGTACTGTACCTGTTGCTGGCCATGCTGGTAGCTTACTCGCGCATGTACCTGAGTCAGCACTTCCTGGAAGATGTAACCGCCGGTGCAACGGTGGGTATCATACTTACCATGACCTGGCTAAGTTATATTGCAGGAAAAGGATACGGCGCATCAAGACCATAA
- a CDS encoding putative glycolipid-binding domain-containing protein translates to MEPIIWQALKWPATEYFTLQDKDHHKLATGNINGYLREQPFCIRYEIEITPEWKVSSFLIQLEGPQPAALKLTSDLNGHWFDKEGNHVDAFDDCIDIDISLTPFTNTLPIRRLQFETGERKALDMLYIQLPEFELQKVQQHYTLLPSGLYLYENTSTGFQAELPMDKHGIMKDYPEIFSRIC, encoded by the coding sequence ATGGAGCCAATCATATGGCAGGCCCTGAAGTGGCCGGCGACCGAATATTTCACGTTACAGGATAAAGATCATCACAAACTGGCAACTGGTAATATCAACGGCTACCTGCGCGAACAGCCCTTTTGCATCCGCTATGAGATTGAGATCACACCCGAGTGGAAAGTATCCTCCTTTTTAATTCAGCTGGAAGGGCCGCAGCCCGCCGCATTGAAGCTCACTTCTGATCTGAACGGCCACTGGTTTGATAAGGAAGGCAACCATGTAGATGCCTTTGATGACTGTATAGACATCGACATCTCCCTCACTCCCTTCACCAACACTTTACCCATACGCAGGTTACAATTTGAAACCGGAGAGCGAAAAGCACTGGATATGCTGTATATCCAGCTACCTGAATTTGAATTGCAGAAAGTACAACAACACTATACGCTGTTGCCAAGCGGCTTGTATCTCTATGAAAATACAAGTACAGGCTTCCAGGCGGAACTACCGATGGATAAACATGGTATTATGAAAGACTATCCGGAGATCTTTAGCAGGATATGCTAA